In the genome of Pseudomonas sp. P5_109, one region contains:
- the groL gene encoding chaperonin GroEL (60 kDa chaperone family; promotes refolding of misfolded polypeptides especially under stressful conditions; forms two stacked rings of heptamers to form a barrel-shaped 14mer; ends can be capped by GroES; misfolded proteins enter the barrel where they are refolded when GroES binds) has protein sequence MAAKEVLFGDSARKKMLKGVNVLADAVKATLGPKGRNVIIEKSFGAPTITKDGVSVAKEIELEDRFENMGAQLVKDVASRANDDAGDGTTTATVLAQSIVNEGLKAVAAGMNPMDLKRGIDKATIAIVKELKNLSKPCADTKAIAQVGTISANSDNSIGDIIAEAMEKVGKEGVITVEEGTGLENELSVVEGMQFDRGYLSPYFVNKPETMVAELDNPLVLLVDKKISNIREMLPVLEAVAKAGRPLLIVSEDVEGEALATLVVNNMRGIVKVAAVKAPGFGDRRKAMLQDIAVLTGGTVISEEIGLSLEAATLENLGSAKRVTISKENTIIVDGAGVAGDIESRIAQIRAQVAETSSDYDREKLQERLAKLSGGVAVIKVGAGSEVEMKEKKARVEDALHATRAAVEEGVVPGGGVALIRALQTLNDLKGDNADQDVGIAVLRRAVEAPLRQIAANSGDEPSVVVNEVKNGKGNFGYNAATGEYGDMIEMGILDPTKVTRSALQAASSIGGLILTTEAAVADAPKKDGGAGGGMPDMGGMGGMGGMM, from the coding sequence ATGGCTGCTAAAGAAGTTCTGTTTGGCGATTCCGCCCGTAAAAAGATGCTCAAGGGCGTCAACGTCCTGGCTGACGCAGTAAAAGCGACCCTGGGCCCGAAAGGCCGTAACGTGATCATCGAGAAGAGCTTCGGCGCTCCGACCATCACCAAGGACGGCGTTTCCGTTGCCAAAGAAATCGAACTGGAAGACCGTTTCGAAAACATGGGCGCGCAGCTGGTCAAAGACGTTGCCTCCCGTGCCAACGATGACGCTGGTGACGGTACTACCACCGCTACCGTTCTGGCTCAGTCGATCGTCAACGAAGGCCTGAAAGCCGTCGCTGCCGGCATGAACCCGATGGATCTGAAGCGCGGCATCGACAAGGCGACCATCGCCATCGTCAAAGAGCTGAAAAACCTGTCCAAGCCATGCGCTGACACCAAGGCAATCGCTCAGGTAGGTACCATCTCCGCCAACTCCGACAATTCCATCGGCGACATCATTGCCGAAGCCATGGAAAAAGTCGGTAAAGAAGGCGTGATCACCGTTGAAGAAGGCACTGGCCTGGAAAACGAACTGTCGGTTGTAGAAGGCATGCAGTTCGACCGTGGCTACCTGTCCCCGTACTTCGTCAACAAGCCGGAAACCATGGTTGCCGAGCTGGACAACCCGCTGGTTCTGCTGGTCGACAAGAAGATCTCGAACATCCGCGAAATGCTGCCAGTGCTGGAAGCCGTTGCCAAAGCCGGCCGCCCACTGCTGATCGTTTCCGAAGACGTTGAAGGCGAAGCCCTGGCGACTCTGGTCGTGAACAACATGCGTGGCATCGTCAAGGTTGCAGCCGTCAAGGCTCCAGGCTTCGGCGACCGTCGCAAGGCCATGCTGCAGGATATCGCCGTTCTGACTGGCGGTACCGTTATCTCCGAAGAGATCGGCCTGAGCCTGGAAGCCGCTACCCTGGAAAACCTGGGCAGCGCCAAGCGTGTGACCATTTCCAAGGAAAACACCATCATCGTTGACGGTGCTGGCGTAGCAGGCGACATCGAGTCCCGCATTGCCCAGATCCGTGCCCAGGTTGCCGAAACTTCCTCGGACTACGACCGTGAAAAACTGCAAGAGCGCCTGGCCAAGTTGTCCGGTGGCGTTGCAGTGATCAAGGTTGGCGCTGGTTCCGAAGTTGAAATGAAAGAGAAGAAAGCCCGCGTTGAAGACGCCCTGCACGCAACCCGTGCAGCCGTTGAAGAAGGCGTGGTACCTGGCGGTGGCGTTGCGCTGATTCGCGCTCTGCAAACCCTGAACGATCTGAAAGGCGACAACGCTGATCAGGACGTCGGTATCGCAGTTCTGCGCCGTGCCGTTGAAGCACCGCTGCGTCAGATCGCTGCCAACAGCGGTGACGAGCCAAGCGTTGTGGTCAACGAAGTCAAGAACGGCAAAGGTAACTTCGGTTACAACGCTGCGACTGGCGAATACGGCGACATGATCGAAATGGGCATCCTGGACCCAACCAAGGTCACCCGTTCCGCTCTGCAAGCTGCATCGTCGATCGGCGGTCTGATCCTGACCACCGAAGCTGCTGTTGCTGATGCACCGAAGAAAGACGGCGGTGCTGGCGGCGGTATGCCAGACATGGGCGGTATGGGCGGCATGGGCGGCATGATGTAA
- a CDS encoding co-chaperone GroES, with product MKLRPLHDRVVIRRSEEEKKTAGGIVLPGSAAEKANSGEILAVGTGRVLENGEVRALSVKVGDKVVFGPYSGSNTVKVDGEDLLVMSENEILAVIEG from the coding sequence ATGAAGCTTCGTCCTCTGCATGACCGCGTCGTCATCCGTCGCAGCGAAGAAGAAAAGAAAACCGCCGGCGGTATCGTCCTGCCAGGTTCGGCTGCTGAAAAAGCCAACAGCGGCGAAATCCTCGCTGTAGGCACCGGCCGCGTACTGGAAAACGGTGAAGTGCGTGCACTGTCCGTGAAAGTGGGCGACAAGGTTGTGTTCGGTCCTTACTCCGGCAGCAACACTGTGAAAGTCGACGGCGAAGACCTGCTGGTAATGAGCGAGAACGAAATCCTCGCTGTTATCGAAGGCTGA
- a CDS encoding FxsA family protein, translated as MRPFLLLFLLFPVLELFVFVKVAGSIGFFPALLLIILGSMFGVFVLRVAGLATALRARESLSRGELPAQTMLEGLMLALAGGLLILPGFISDVIGLFMLLPFSRRLLANKMRQRAEEQAMRQRAFADDLQARGGPAPREPLGREPNVIEGEFEHRDTK; from the coding sequence ATGCGCCCTTTTTTGTTGCTCTTTCTGCTGTTCCCGGTGTTGGAGCTGTTCGTATTCGTCAAGGTGGCAGGGTCTATCGGGTTTTTCCCGGCCCTGCTGCTGATCATTCTTGGCTCGATGTTCGGTGTGTTCGTGCTGCGTGTCGCCGGCCTGGCCACGGCCCTGCGTGCCCGTGAAAGCCTGAGCCGCGGCGAACTGCCGGCCCAGACCATGCTCGAAGGCCTGATGCTGGCATTGGCTGGTGGCCTGTTGATTCTTCCGGGTTTCATCAGCGATGTGATCGGCCTGTTCATGCTGCTGCCGTTCAGTCGTCGTCTGCTGGCCAATAAAATGCGCCAGCGCGCCGAAGAGCAGGCCATGCGTCAGCGGGCGTTCGCCGATGACCTGCAGGCCCGTGGCGGCCCGGCCCCGCGCGAGCCGCTGGGCCGCGAGCCCAACGTGATCGAAGGCGAGTTCGAACACCGCGATACCAAGTAA
- a CDS encoding HugZ family protein: protein MSVEVAKHARELLLKEYRGVLSTHSKSMPGFPFGSVVPYCLDELGRPLILISRIAQHTHNLQKDPKCSLFVGERGAEDVQAVGRLTYLAEAHQIEDEAAIEAASERYYRYFPESQGYHQAHDFDFWVLEPVRHRYIGGFGAIHWVNDLALANPFAGKAEVSMVEHMNADHAKAIAHYVDLAGLPKTSPAQMVGIDTEGMHLRIGQSLYWLPFQAPCNTPTQVREALVSLAHAEHWPKNEVADA from the coding sequence TTGAGCGTTGAAGTGGCCAAGCATGCACGAGAATTGCTTCTCAAGGAATACCGTGGGGTACTCTCGACGCACTCCAAATCGATGCCCGGTTTTCCGTTCGGCTCCGTGGTTCCGTACTGTCTGGACGAGCTGGGCCGGCCGCTGATCCTGATCAGTCGCATCGCCCAGCACACGCATAATTTGCAAAAAGATCCGAAGTGCTCGCTCTTTGTCGGCGAGCGCGGGGCTGAGGACGTGCAAGCTGTCGGTCGCCTGACCTATCTGGCCGAGGCTCATCAGATCGAAGACGAAGCCGCCATCGAGGCCGCCTCCGAGCGTTACTACCGCTACTTCCCGGAGTCGCAGGGTTATCACCAGGCCCACGATTTCGATTTCTGGGTGCTCGAGCCTGTACGCCATCGCTATATCGGTGGTTTTGGCGCGATTCACTGGGTCAACGACCTGGCCCTGGCCAACCCGTTCGCCGGCAAGGCCGAGGTGAGCATGGTCGAGCACATGAACGCCGATCATGCCAAAGCCATTGCCCACTACGTGGACCTGGCGGGCCTGCCGAAAACTTCGCCGGCGCAGATGGTCGGTATCGACACAGAAGGCATGCACTTGCGTATCGGTCAAAGCCTGTACTGGTTGCCGTTCCAAGCGCCTTGTAATACCCCGACACAAGTCCGCGAAGCCTTGGTTTCTCTGGCTCACGCCGAACATTGGCCGAAAAATGAAGTGGCCGACGCTTGA
- a CDS encoding SDR family oxidoreductase — protein MQLTDKVIIITGGCQGLGRSMAEYFASKGAKLALVDLNQEKLDDAVAACKAKGVEARAYLCNVANEEQVTHMVAQVAEDFGAIHGLINNAGILRDGLLLKVKDGEMTKMSLAQWQAVIDVNLTGVFLCTREVAAKMVELNNSGAIINISSISRAGNVGQTNYSAAKAGVAAATVTWAKELARYGIRVAGIAPGFIETEMTLGMKPEALEKMTAGIPLKRMGKPEEIAHSAAYIFENDYYTGRILEMDGGLRI, from the coding sequence ATGCAACTCACTGACAAAGTAATCATTATCACTGGCGGTTGCCAGGGTTTAGGTCGCTCCATGGCCGAGTATTTCGCCAGCAAGGGCGCGAAGCTCGCACTGGTCGACCTCAATCAGGAAAAACTCGACGACGCCGTCGCGGCCTGCAAGGCCAAGGGTGTCGAAGCGCGCGCTTACCTGTGCAACGTCGCCAATGAAGAACAGGTGACCCACATGGTCGCCCAGGTCGCCGAAGACTTCGGCGCGATCCACGGTTTGATCAACAACGCCGGGATCCTGCGCGACGGCCTGTTGCTCAAGGTCAAGGATGGCGAAATGACCAAAATGAGCCTGGCCCAGTGGCAGGCGGTCATCGACGTCAACCTGACCGGCGTGTTCCTGTGCACCCGTGAAGTCGCGGCGAAAATGGTCGAGCTGAACAACAGCGGCGCGATCATCAATATCTCGTCGATTTCCCGCGCCGGCAACGTCGGTCAGACCAACTACTCGGCGGCCAAGGCCGGTGTCGCGGCGGCGACCGTGACCTGGGCCAAGGAACTGGCGCGCTATGGCATTCGCGTGGCCGGCATTGCACCGGGCTTCATCGAAACCGAAATGACCCTGGGCATGAAGCCTGAAGCGCTGGAGAAAATGACCGCCGGGATTCCGCTCAAGCGCATGGGCAAGCCGGAAGAGATCGCCCATTCGGCGGCGTACATCTTCGAGAACGACTATTACACCGGTCGGATTCTGGAGATGGATGGCGGGTTGCGGATCTAA
- the apbC gene encoding iron-sulfur cluster carrier protein ApbC yields the protein MSAVNRAAVEAVLRQYTDPYLNQDPVSAGCVRNIEIQGDRVSVQLELGYAAGLFKSGWAQMLEMAIQGLDGVASARVEITSVIAAHKAQAQIPGLANVKNVVAVASGKGGVGKSTTAANLALALAREGAKVGILDADIYGPSQGIMFGIPERTRPEVKDQKWFVPLKSHGVEVMSMAFLTDDNTPMVWRGPMVSGALLQLVTQTAWGDLDYLVIDMPPGTGDIQLTLAQKVPVAGAVIVTTPQDLALLDARKGVEMFRKVNIPVLGVVENMAVHICSNCGHAEHLFGEGGGVKLANQYGVELLASLPLAMTIREQADGGKPTVIAEPDSPIALVYQELARHVGARIVLQEALTPAMPNISISDD from the coding sequence ATGAGCGCCGTCAATCGCGCAGCGGTGGAAGCCGTCCTTCGCCAATACACCGACCCTTACCTGAACCAGGACCCGGTCAGCGCCGGGTGCGTGCGCAACATCGAGATCCAGGGCGACCGCGTCAGCGTTCAGCTCGAACTGGGTTACGCCGCCGGTCTGTTCAAGAGTGGCTGGGCGCAGATGCTGGAAATGGCCATTCAGGGGTTGGATGGCGTGGCCAGTGCCCGTGTCGAGATCACTAGCGTGATCGCTGCACACAAGGCCCAGGCACAGATTCCGGGGCTGGCCAACGTCAAGAACGTGGTAGCCGTGGCCTCCGGCAAGGGCGGCGTGGGCAAGTCCACCACGGCGGCCAACCTGGCCCTGGCCCTGGCTCGTGAAGGCGCCAAGGTCGGGATTCTCGATGCGGACATCTACGGTCCGAGCCAGGGCATCATGTTCGGCATCCCCGAGCGCACCCGTCCCGAGGTCAAGGATCAGAAGTGGTTCGTTCCGCTCAAGTCCCATGGTGTGGAAGTGATGTCCATGGCCTTCCTGACCGACGACAACACGCCGATGGTCTGGCGTGGTCCGATGGTCTCCGGTGCCTTGCTGCAACTGGTAACCCAGACGGCATGGGGCGACCTGGATTATCTGGTCATCGACATGCCGCCAGGCACCGGTGATATCCAGCTGACCCTGGCGCAGAAAGTGCCGGTGGCCGGTGCGGTCATCGTTACCACCCCGCAGGACCTGGCATTGCTGGACGCGCGAAAGGGCGTGGAAATGTTCCGCAAGGTCAACATTCCGGTGCTGGGCGTGGTGGAAAACATGGCCGTGCACATCTGCTCGAACTGCGGCCATGCCGAGCATCTGTTCGGCGAGGGTGGCGGCGTGAAGCTGGCCAACCAGTATGGCGTCGAACTGCTGGCTTCGCTGCCGCTGGCGATGACCATCCGCGAACAGGCCGATGGCGGCAAGCCAACGGTGATCGCCGAGCCTGACAGCCCGATCGCCCTGGTTTACCAGGAACTGGCCCGTCACGTTGGCGCGCGGATTGTGTTGCAGGAAGCGTTGACGCCGGCGATGCCGAACATCAGCATCAGTGACGATTGA
- the metG gene encoding methionine--tRNA ligase — translation MSEPRKILVTSALPYANGSIHLGHMLEYIQTDMWVRFQKHRGNQCIYVCADDAHGSAIMLRAEKEGITPEQLIANVQAEHSADFADFLVDFDNFHSTHAEENRELSSQIYLKLRDAGHIATRSITQYFDPEKKMFLADRFIKGTCPKCGTEDQYGDNCEKCGATYAPTDLKDPKSAISGATPVLKDSQHFFFKLPDFQAMLQTWTRSGTLQDAVANKIAEWLDAGLQQWDISRDAPYFGFEIPDEPGKYFYVWLDAPIGYMASFKNLCNRTPELDFDAFWGKDSTAELYHFIGKDIVNFHALFWPAMLEGAGYRKPTGINVHGYLTVNGQKMSKSRGTFIKARTYLDHLSPEYLRYYYAAKLGRGVDDLDLNLEDFVQKVNSDLVGKVVNIASRCAGFINKGNAGVMVDTNAAPELTDAFLAAAPSIADAYEARDFARAMREIMGLADRANAWIADKAPWSLNKQEGKQDEVQAICATGVNLFRQLVIFLKPVLPLLAADAEAFLNVAPLTWNDHATLLSNHQLNEFKPLMTRIDPVKVQAMTDASKEDLTASQTDTGEAAPAGNGELAKDPLSPEIEFDTFAAVDLRVALIVKAEHVEGADKLLRLTLDIGDETRNVFSGIKSAYPDPSKLDGRLTMMIANLKPRKMKFGISEGMVMAAGPGGEEIYLLSPDSGAKPGQRIK, via the coding sequence ATGTCCGAGCCACGCAAGATCCTCGTCACCAGCGCCCTGCCCTATGCCAATGGTTCGATTCACCTTGGCCATATGCTGGAATACATCCAGACCGATATGTGGGTGCGCTTCCAGAAGCACCGCGGCAATCAATGCATCTATGTCTGCGCCGACGACGCCCACGGTTCGGCGATCATGCTGCGCGCGGAAAAGGAAGGCATCACCCCGGAACAACTGATCGCCAACGTCCAGGCTGAACACAGCGCCGACTTTGCCGACTTCCTGGTGGACTTCGACAACTTCCACTCCACTCACGCCGAAGAAAACCGTGAGCTGTCGAGCCAGATCTACCTGAAGCTGCGTGACGCCGGGCACATCGCCACGCGCTCGATCACCCAGTACTTCGACCCGGAAAAAAAAATGTTCCTGGCCGACCGCTTCATCAAGGGCACTTGCCCGAAATGCGGCACTGAAGACCAGTACGGCGACAACTGCGAAAAATGCGGCGCGACCTACGCACCGACCGACCTGAAGGATCCGAAGTCGGCAATCTCCGGCGCCACCCCGGTGCTCAAGGATTCCCAGCACTTCTTCTTCAAGCTGCCTGACTTCCAGGCCATGTTGCAGACCTGGACCCGCAGCGGCACCCTGCAGGATGCCGTCGCCAACAAGATCGCCGAATGGCTGGATGCCGGCCTGCAACAGTGGGACATCTCCCGCGATGCGCCGTACTTCGGTTTCGAGATTCCCGACGAGCCGGGCAAATACTTCTACGTCTGGCTGGATGCGCCGATCGGCTACATGGCCAGCTTCAAGAACCTCTGCAACCGCACGCCGGAGCTGGACTTCGACGCGTTCTGGGGCAAGGACTCCACCGCCGAGCTGTACCACTTCATCGGCAAGGACATCGTCAACTTCCACGCCCTGTTCTGGCCAGCCATGCTCGAAGGTGCGGGCTACCGCAAGCCGACCGGGATCAACGTGCACGGCTACCTGACCGTCAACGGCCAGAAGATGTCCAAGTCCCGTGGCACTTTCATCAAGGCCCGGACCTACCTGGACCACCTGTCGCCGGAATACCTGCGTTACTACTACGCGGCCAAGCTGGGCCGGGGCGTCGATGACCTCGACCTGAACCTCGAAGACTTCGTGCAGAAGGTCAACTCCGACCTGGTGGGCAAGGTCGTCAACATCGCCAGCCGTTGCGCCGGGTTCATCAATAAAGGCAACGCCGGCGTGATGGTCGACACCAACGCCGCGCCGGAACTGACCGACGCATTCCTGGCCGCCGCGCCAAGCATCGCCGACGCCTATGAAGCCCGCGACTTCGCCCGCGCCATGCGCGAGATCATGGGCCTGGCCGACCGCGCCAACGCCTGGATCGCCGACAAGGCACCGTGGTCGCTGAACAAGCAGGAAGGCAAGCAGGACGAAGTCCAGGCCATCTGCGCCACCGGCGTCAACCTGTTCCGCCAACTGGTGATCTTCCTCAAGCCTGTGCTGCCGTTGCTGGCCGCCGATGCCGAGGCGTTCCTGAATGTCGCGCCGCTGACCTGGAACGACCACGCGACCTTGCTCAGCAATCATCAATTGAACGAGTTCAAGCCATTGATGACCCGGATCGATCCGGTCAAGGTACAGGCCATGACCGACGCTTCGAAAGAAGACCTGACCGCCAGCCAGACCGACACCGGCGAAGCCGCACCGGCCGGCAACGGCGAGCTGGCCAAGGATCCGTTGTCGCCGGAAATCGAGTTCGACACCTTTGCCGCGGTCGATTTGCGCGTCGCCCTGATCGTCAAGGCCGAACACGTGGAAGGCGCCGACAAGCTGTTGCGCCTGACCCTGGACATCGGCGACGAGACGCGCAACGTGTTCTCCGGGATCAAGAGCGCTTACCCGGACCCATC